The following are from one region of the Patescibacteria group bacterium genome:
- a CDS encoding MFS transporter produces MFLKLKNIGNVRLFTLFYTFYNFRLYSVLAVIYFYQITRSYALALSLFSVAQISQGLFEIPFGYYSDKYGRSNCLRAGAIASLMAVICYSIGGNYWILLVGSIVDGISFAASSGNNDALLYETLQEEGKSDHYHHEFGKMNSWLELSGFVGVFVGSLVATRSLNWLFVISIFPRVVAMIISFGFCDPRIVKDSTKSVTHHFRDSWQMYKNNLKVRLLSITEVIGYIGGVTWNFQSVFYNLFLPTWATGMVMSVNFFTSFVSFRISGRLIQKYEAMKVLFYTEIYSRIITLTAFIFPTVASPFMIAIASSTYGPSVVAKSTILQNEFTNEQRATMTSINSFVGNVLYSITAVIVGMAADRFGVARSLLVVQLMMVSISVIYYKLFRKLR; encoded by the coding sequence ATGTTTTTAAAATTAAAAAATATTGGCAACGTAAGACTGTTCACCCTGTTTTACACTTTCTACAACTTCAGACTCTACTCAGTGCTGGCGGTAATTTACTTTTACCAAATTACTCGCTCATATGCACTGGCTTTGAGCTTATTTTCAGTAGCTCAAATCAGTCAGGGATTGTTTGAAATACCTTTTGGGTATTACTCTGATAAATATGGTCGAAGTAACTGTCTTAGAGCAGGTGCGATCGCGAGCTTGATGGCGGTGATTTGTTATTCTATCGGGGGTAATTATTGGATATTACTAGTCGGATCGATAGTAGATGGAATTAGTTTTGCGGCATCTAGTGGCAATAATGATGCACTACTGTATGAGACCCTCCAAGAAGAAGGAAAATCGGACCACTATCACCATGAATTTGGAAAAATGAATTCGTGGCTGGAGCTATCGGGATTTGTAGGAGTATTTGTGGGGAGCCTAGTAGCGACGAGGTCACTTAATTGGCTGTTTGTGATTTCGATATTTCCACGAGTAGTGGCAATGATAATTAGTTTTGGATTTTGTGATCCGAGAATAGTTAAAGACTCTACCAAAAGTGTGACGCACCACTTTCGTGACTCATGGCAAATGTATAAAAATAATTTGAAGGTAAGGCTACTAAGCATTACGGAAGTTATTGGATATATTGGTGGAGTGACGTGGAATTTTCAGTCGGTGTTTTATAACTTGTTTTTGCCGACATGGGCGACAGGAATGGTGATGTCGGTCAACTTTTTTACTAGTTTTGTCAGCTTCCGAATTAGTGGAAGGTTGATCCAAAAATATGAGGCGATGAAGGTATTATTCTACACTGAGATTTATAGTCGAATTATTACTTTAACGGCATTTATTTTTCCAACAGTGGCTTCGCCTTTTATGATTGCGATCGCATCATCAACGTATGGTCCGAGTGTGGTGGCCAAAAGCACAATACTACAAAATGAATTTACAAACGAACAGCGAGCGACAATGACTTCGATTAATTCGTTTGTGGGTAATGTGTTGTACTCAATAACTGCAGTCATAGTGGGCATGGCAGCAGATAGATTTGGGGTAGCCAGATCACTACTGGTGGTGCAACTAATGATGGTGTCGATATCAGTGATTTATTACAAATTATTTAGAAAACTAAGATAA